Proteins found in one Arachis stenosperma cultivar V10309 chromosome 8, arast.V10309.gnm1.PFL2, whole genome shotgun sequence genomic segment:
- the LOC130943537 gene encoding uncharacterized protein LOC130943537: MELECVKKMLEKGMERASVVDGLPWKFIEHLCMNGLQIDLMEPGHVVCSMKITPRLLNSNNSFHGGAAALLVDVVGAAVIPSPMTSGVSVEINVSYFDAAYLHEEIEIDARLLRFGKAVAVVSVEFRKKKSGKIFAEGRHTKYLAVASKL, translated from the exons ATGGAGTTAGAATGTGTGAAGAAGATGTTAGAGAAAGGAATGGAAAGAGCATCAGTTGTAGATGGATTGCCATGGAAGTTCATAGAACATTTGTGTATGAATGGCCTCCAAATTGATCTCATGGAGCCTGGCCATGTGGTTTGCTCCATGAAGATAACGCCACGTTTACTC AATTCTAACAACTCTTTCCACGGTGGCGCCGCCGCTTTGCTGGTGGATGTGGTGGGCGCAGCAGTAATTCCATCCCCCATGACTTCCGGAGTTTCTGTTGAGATCAATGTTTCTTACTTTGATGCTGCCTATCTCCAT gaGGAGATTGAAATCGATGCAAGGCTTCTACGTTTTGGAAAGGCTGTAGCTGTTGTAAGTGTGGagtttagaaagaaaaagagtggCAAAATTTTTGCTGAAGGTCGACACACCAAATATCTTGCCGTTGCCAGTAAGTTATGA
- the LOC130946632 gene encoding mitochondrial import inner membrane translocase subunit TIM17-2-like: protein MGTPETTREPCPDRILDDVGGAFGMGAVGGSGFHFIKGFFNSPKGSRLVGASQAVRLNAPRLGGSFAVWGGLFSTFDCTMVYVRQKEDPWNSVISGFATGGFLSMRQGPAAATRSAVFGGVLLALIEGAGIMLNKVLYTPQMPPLTEEPMMAGYPSGVGFPGQHGPQPSPPTASESEAKTSWFGGFFAGGKKEEPASVDGGSETKILESFDAPPVPNFEYK from the coding sequence ATGGGAACCCCGGAGACAACACGCGAGCCCTGCCCTGATCGCATCCTCGACGACGTAGGCGGCGCTTTCGGCATGGGAGCCGTCGGAGGTTCCGGCTTTCACTTCATCAAGGGCTTCTTCAACTCTCCCAAGGGTTCACGCCTCGTCGGCGCGTCACAGGCAGTGCGTCTCAACGCGCCCAGACTGGGTGGAAGCTTTGCGGTTTGGGGTGGACTCTTCTCCACCTTCGACTGCACCATGGTCTATGTTCGCCAGAAGGAGGATCCATGGAACTCAGTCATATCTGGATTCGCTACCGGAGGATTTCTCTCCATGCGTCAGGGACCCGCCGCCGCCACGCGCTCTGCCGTGTTCGGTGGTGTCTTGCTGGCGCTTATTGAAGGAGCTGGGATCATGCTCAACAAGGTCTTGTATACACCGCAGATGCCGCCTCTCACGGAGGAGCCTATGATGGCCGGTTACCCTTCAGGCGTCGGATTTCCAGGTCAGCACGGTCCTCAGCCTTCTCCGCCGACGGCCTCGGAATCGGAGGCTAAAACTTCTTGGTTTGGTGGATTCTTCGCTGGAGGGAAGAAGGAGGAGCCGGCGTCTGTTGACGGCGGAAGCGAAACGAAGATTCTGGAGAGTTTTGATGCCCCACCGGTGCCGAATTTCGAGTACAAgtga
- the LOC130946165 gene encoding amino acid permease 4-like encodes MIDEISSAATTQNMIDEIPSAATTTTVSHHQQDVSLYDDEGRPKQTGTMWMTSSYIITAVIGSGTLSLAWSIAQLGWSGGLVVMIFGLLTLYTSHFLANCYRGGDPITGKRSYTYMEAVDTILGGKNSIFCGIIQYSNLYGTSIGYTIAAAISMMAITKTNCIHSSYGKKTCHVSGNRYIIWFGAIQLVFSQILNFHKMRWLSILASVMSFTYSLIGLALGIVQVSENRAFKGTIAGAEAETHAKKVWAIFQALGNIAFAYSFSDILIEIQDTIKSPLKVRAMKRAINLSIATTTTFYVLCGCIGYGAFGNSTPGNLLTAFDKPFWLVDIANLTLLIQLAGAYQVYSQPLFAFIEERATKKWEILGKEHKVQIPFLSSYNLNIFRLVWRSLYVVVSTLIAMLIPFFNDILGVIGALGFWPLSIYFPVEMHIKQKKIPKWSGSWILLQSLSMFCLLVTLAALIGSIVGVLLDLKTYKPFSASL; translated from the exons ATGATTGATGAGATCTCTTCAGCCGCCACAACACAAAACATGATTGATGAAATCCCTTCCGCCGCCACAACAACCACCGTTAGCCATCATCAACAAGATGTCTCACTTTATGACGACGAGGGCCGCCCAAAACAAAcag GAACCATGTGGATGACCAGCTCATATATAATAACAGCAGTAATTGGATCGGGAACATTATCCTTAGCATGGTCGATAGCACAATTAGGTTGGAGTGGTGGTCTTGTTGTTATGATCTTCGGTCTCCTCACTTTGTATACTTCACATTTTCTTGCCAATTGTTATCGTGGTGGAGACCCCATCACTGGCAAGAGGAGCTACACGTACATGGAAGCGGTTGATACCATTCTAG GAGGAAAAAATTCCATTTTTTGTGGGATAATACAGTATTCAAATCTTTATGGAACTTCAATAGGGTATACAATTGCGGCTGCCATTAGTATGAT GGCAATCACAAAAACAAATTGCATCCATTCCTCTTATGGAAAAAAAACATGTCATGTTTCTGGCAATCGTTATATAATATGGTTTGGGGCCATCCAACTTGTATTTTCTCAAATTCTTAATTTTCATAAGATGAGATGGCTCTCAATACTTGCTTCAGTCATGTCCTTCACCTATTCTTTAATTGGTCTGGCTCTTGGAATTGTTCAAGTTTCAG AAAACCGTGCATTCAAGGGTACCATAGCAGGAGCTGAAGCAGAAACACACGCCAAAAAAGTGTGGGCAATATTTCAAGCTCTTGGCAACATAGCCTTTGCATATTCCTTTTCTGATATTCTCATTGAAATTCAG GATACTATAAAATCTCCATTGAAAGTAAGAGCAATGAAGAGGGCTATAAATTTGAGTATTGCAACGACCACAACATTCTACGTTCTTTGTGGGTGCATAGGTTACGGTGCATTTGGAAACTCAACACCAGGGAACTTACTCACAGCATTTGATAAACCATTTTGGCTCGTTGACATTGCAAATTTAACACTACTCATTCAACTTGCCGGAGCATACCAAGTTTATTCTCAACCCCTTTTTGCATTTATTGAAGAACGGGCAACTAAAAAATGGGAAATACTTGGAAAAGAACACAAAGTTCAAATCCCATTTTTATCCTCATACAACCTAAACATATTTAGACTAGTTTGGAGATCATTGTATGTTGTGGTAAGCACTCTTATAGCAATGTTAATTCCGTTCTTTAATGATATATTGGGAGTAATTGGGGCATTAGGGTTTTGGCCCTTGTCAATTTATTTTCCAGTGGAAATGCATATCAAGCAGAAGAAGATCCCAAAATGGAGTGGGAGTTGGATTCTTTTGCAAAGTTTAAGTATGTTTTGTCTGTTGGTAACACTTGCTGCTCTTATTGGGTCCATAGTTGGTGTCTTACTTGACCTTAAGACATATAAACCCTTCAGTGCAAGTTTGTAA